In Naumovozyma castellii chromosome 1, complete genome, one DNA window encodes the following:
- the DPH2 gene encoding 2-(3-amino-3-carboxypropyl)histidine synthase (ancestral locus Anc_4.293), with translation MSQDPISAATQVPETSPEPEIETNTDIKVLPVPVALSTVQTDQEFSFQKYSSLRQEREFYLGPHSNQEELESKISQYYALDELIGFLKASSYKNITLQFPDALIKDSSIITRLLQVRIDELHLETPPRFWVLADTAYSACCVDEVAAEHVNSDLVVHFGDACLNAIQKLPVVYSLGRPHLDLTPIVESFKREFPDKSAKVCLMTNAPYTLHMKPLFDRLTKVEGYSNLLYSQINTALAEGDSQILGVEHSMEAVGDDKLVFTLGNRRLYSLSSSIEESPIKDVATLQSDYSLFHITIPQDPHLLYLTTTFQSVTLFDIKDQTIVTGPFPSMMKRYKFMSVARTAGCIGILVNTLSLRNTKETINKLATLIKSVGKKHYLFVVGKPNVAKLANFETIDVWCILGCSQSGIIIDQMNEFYKPIVTPYELTMALQDEVTWTGKWITDFQVALDEIEKTLDSNGNEINEESGDLTMKNPTGESEAPEFDVVTGKYVSNSRPLRTLDHLELEGPSAFTTIKDANGNLIHKPRGGAVIKGTVSTSVSHLQSRHWQGLGSDFKDQDHYEDDGATVEMGISGVARGYQFDRSDANDKEREEGNK, from the coding sequence ATGTCCCAGGACCCAATATCTGCTGCCACTCAAGTTCCAGAGACTTCTCCTGAGCCAGAAATCGAAACAAACACTGACATCAAAGTTTTACCAGTGCCCGTGGCACTCTCTACTGTGCAAACGGATCAAGAGTTCTCTTTTCAGAAATACAGTTCTTTAAGGCAAGAGCGTGAGTTTTATCTGGGTCCTCACTCTAATCAAGAGGAATTAGAATCCAAAATCAGTCAATACTACGCTCTTGATGAACTCATTGGATTTTTGAAAGCCTCTTCTTACAAAAATATCACTTTACAATTTCCTGACGCATTAATTAAGGATTCCAGTATCATTACCAGGCTGCTACAAGTTCGTATTGATGAGTTGCATTTGGAAACGCCACCAAGGTTTTGGGTCCTTGCAGATACAGCATATAGTGCCTGTTGTGTAGATGAAGTTGCCGCTGAACATGTAAATTCTGATTTGGTCGTCCATTTTGGAGATGCTTGTTTAAATGCTATCCAGAAATTACCCGTGGTTTATTCATTGGGTAGACCTCATTTGGACTTAACCCCAATCGTGGAAAGCTTCAAGAGGGAATTCCCTGATAAGAGTGCTAAAGTCTGTTTGATGACTAACGCTCCCTATACATTACATATGAAACCTTTATTTGACCGCTTGACGAAAGTGGAAGGTTATTCTAATCTGCTATACTCTCAGATCAATACTGCTCTCGCTGAAGGTGATTCTCAAATTCTTGGTGTTGAGCATTCCATGGAAGCTGTTGGCGATGATAAATTGGTATTCACATTAGGTAACAGACGATTATATTCTTTGTCCTCTTCCATAGAGGAAAGTCCAATTAAAGATGTTGCGACGTTACAATCagattattcattatttcatATTACTATCCCACAGGACCCTCATCTATTATATCTAACCACTACATTCCAATCGGTAACATTATTCGATATCAAAGATCAAACCATAGTTACTGGACCCTTTCCATCCATGATGAAACGTTACAAGTTCATGAGTGTGGCAAGAACCGCAGGTTGTATCGGGATCCTAGTCAACACTTTATCCTTAAGGAACACAAAGGAAACCATAAACAAACTTGCCACATTGATTAAATCTGTCGGTAAAAAACATTATCTATTCGTTGTTGGGAAACCTAATGTAGCCAAATTGGCtaattttgaaaccatAGACGTTTGGTGTATCCTTGGTTGCTCTCAATCCGGTATAATTATCGATCAAATGAATGAGTTTTATAAACCTATTGTCACTCCTTATGAATTAACTATGGCATTACAGGACGAAGTTACTTGGACTGGGAAATGGATCACTGATTTCCAAGTCGCTTTGGATGAAATAGAAAAGACTTTGGATAGTAATGGGAATGAAATAAACGAGGAATCGGGTGATTTGACAATGAAGAATCCAACGGGTGAATCAGAAGCGCCTGAATTTGACGTAGTAACCGGTAAATATGTAAGCAACTCAAGACCATTAAGAACTTTAGATCATTTAGAATTGGAAGGACCTTCAGCATTTACCACCATAAAGGATGCAAATGGTAATTTAATACACAAACCTAGAGGTGGTGCTGTGATTAAGGGTACTGTTTCTACATCAGTGTCCCATCTACAATCTCGTCATTGGCAAGGGTTGGGGAGTGATTTTAAGGACCAAGATCATTATGAAGATGATGGGGCCACTGTAGAAATGGGTATCTCTGGTGTCGCAAGGGGCTACCAATTCGATCGTTCTGATGCGAATGACAAAGAAAGAGAGGAAGggaataaataa
- the SDS22 gene encoding type 1 protein phosphatase-activating protein SDS22 (ancestral locus Anc_4.298): MTDNHDSPKDTQEEVTPGMEMSPITNTSESLKGMQITEDPHPDFLTADADLTTDLPDDTEVIDLIHLKITSLEALNLYRFKKLTALCLRQNLIESITEVEVLPYDTFIDLDLYDNRIKHISSNVNKLVHLKNLDLSFNKIKNIKNIDKLYELENLYFVQNKISKIENLSTLKKLKNLELGGNRIQALEPHAFDGLENLQELWLGKNAIPKLINLNPLKNLKILSIQANRLKKIEGLEELTNLEELYVSNNFLTKIEGLENNKKLTMLDITSNRITKIENVSHLTELTDLWCSFNQVDQSFQSLGEELGGLTKFETIYLEGNPIQLNNETAYRRKLMLSLGPSLQKIDATFIRG, translated from the coding sequence ATGACTGACAACCACGACTCCCCCAAAGACACCCAGGAAGAAGTAACCCCTGGCATGGAAATGTCACCTATCACCAACACATCGGAATCCCTCAAGGGAATGCAAATCACGGAGGACCCACATCCAGATTTCCTTACCGCTGATGCTGATCTAACTACCGACTTGCCAGACGACACAGAGGTGATTGACTTGatccatttgaagattACATCGTTAGAAGCCTTGAATTTGTACAGATTCAAGAAACTGACTGCTCTTTGTCTGAGACAGAACCTCATTGAAAGTATCACCGAGGTGGAAGTGCTACCATATGATACCTTCATTGATTTGGATCTTTACGATAATCGTATCAAGCATATCTCGAGTAATGTAAATAAGTTGgttcatttgaagaatttggatctatctttcaataagattaaaaatattaagaatatagataaattatatgaattggaaaatctATATTTTGTTCAGAATAAGATTTCTAAGATCGAGAATCTATCtactttaaagaaattgaagaacttGGAATTAGGAGGAAACAGAATACAAGCATTGGAGCCTCATGCATTTGATGGattggaaaatttacaaGAGCTATGGTTGGGTAAAAATGCTATCCCtaaattgattaatttgaatccattgaagaacttAAAGATCTTATCTATTCAAGCCAATAGGTTGAAAAAGATTGAAGGTTTGGAAGAGTTAACCAATCTGGAAGAATTATACGTCTCCAATAACTTCCTAACTAAAATTGAAGGActggaaaataataagaaattaaCAATGTTAGATATCACTTCGAACAGAATTacaaagattgaaaatgtcAGTCATTTGACTGAATTAACTGATCTTTGGTGTTCATTCAATCAAGTCGATCAATCATTCCAATCTTTAGGGGAAGAATTGGGTGGGCTAACgaaatttgaaactatCTACCTAGAAGGGAACCCAATTCAATTAAACAATGAAACTGCGTATAGAAGAAAACTGATGTTAAGTTTGGGCCCATCACTCCAGAAGATTGATGCAACCTTTATTCGTGGTTAA
- the MST1 gene encoding threonine--tRNA ligase MST1 (ancestral locus Anc_4.299), with translation MLKPNTTILLCQLRNLRPRYYCSNESGPPPPSEIKNILTATVSQEISNRQKLFTTDPISPGSIFFLPNGTKIFNKLTQFMRLQQLNPKFGFQEVITPLIYKKSLWEKSGHWDNYQKDMFRVEGQDIQKETYGLKPMNCPGHCIMYAKNDHSYQELPLRFSDFSPLHRNEASGALTGLTRLRKFHQDDGHIFCTPEQVSQEILNCLKFIDLCYIKVFKLSKGYTINLSTRPKDHFIGDLPTWDHAEDVLKRILQDSGKSWNLNEGDGAFYGPKLDIMIKDHKGKEHQVATIQLDFNLPERFNLKYKAMDNTFKRPIMIHRAVFGSVERFLGLLIDQNLGKWPFWLNPYQAVIIPINTKETDQIQASRNLLNKLRGTEEIKDSNVDIAPIPMNSFHFNVDIDERAEPLGYRIKDAIIKNYSYLIIVGENEVSTKTFSIRSREDRKNIQHLTEDEIFNMFCQLEQTYK, from the coding sequence ATGCTCAAGCCTAACACGACGATACTACTGTGTCAACTGCGAAATTTAAGGCCCAGATACTACTGTTCAAACGAGTCTGGCCCTCCACCCCCCTcagaaattaaaaatatactAACTGCAACTGTGTCTCAAGAAATATCTAATAGGCAAAAACTATTTACTACAGATCCCATTTCACCTGGTTCCATATTCTTTTTACCTAATGGTACCaagattttcaataaactGACCCAGTTTATGAGATTACAGCAGTTAAATCCAAAATTTGGATTCCAAGAAGTAATTACTCCATTAATATATAAGAAATCCCTGTGGGAGAAATCAGGCCATTGGGATAACTATCAAAAAGATATGTTTCGTGTTGAAGGACAGGATATCCAAAAGGAGACGTACGGTTTAAAACCGATGAATTGCCCGGGCCATTGTATAATGTACGCTAAGAACGATCATTCATATCAAGAATTACCACTAAGGTTCTCAGATTTCTCTCCCTTACACAGAAATGAAGCATCTGGTGCATTAACTGGGTTGACAAGACTGAGGAAATTCCATCAAGATGATGGTCATATTTTTTGCACTCCAGAACAGGTAtctcaagaaattttaaactgtttgaaatttattgatttatgCTACATTAAAGTGtttaaattatcaaagGGGTACACcataaatttatcaacGAGACCCAAGGATCATTTTATTGGGGATCTACCTACCTGGGACCATGCTGAAGATGTGTTGAAGAGGATTTTACAAGACTCAGGAAAATCATGGAATCTAAATGAAGGTGATGGTGCATTCTATGGTCCCAAATTGGACATAATGATTAAAGATCACAAGGGTAAAGAGCATCAAGTCGCCACAATTCAATTGGATTTTAACTTACCAGAGCGGtttaatttaaaatataaagcTATGGATAATACCTTCAAAAGACCCATTATGATTCACAGAGCTGTCTTTGGTTCTGTGGAAAGATTTCTTGGTTTGCTGATTGACCAAAACTTGGGGAAATGGCCCTTTTGGTTAAACCCATATCAGGCAGTGATTATACCGATTAACACAAAGGAGACAGATCAAATACAGGCATCTAGAAATCTTTTAAATAAGTTAAGAGGTacagaagaaattaaagattcGAATGTAGATATAGCTCCAATACCAATGAATAGCTTCCATTTTAACgttgatattgatgaaagagCTGAGCCACTGGGATATAGAATTAAAGACGCGATTATTAAGAATTACTCATACTTAATAATTGTGGGAGAGAATGAAGTGTCAACAAAAACATTTAGCATACGTTCAAGGGAGgatagaaaaaatatacaGCACCTTACcgaagatgaaatattcaatatgTTTTGCCAATTAGAACAGACTTATAAATAG
- the MIA40 gene encoding Mia40p (ancestral locus Anc_4.302) — protein sequence MLGRLISRNGGSIWKSRYLLSQRTCRPRLINSLGRYRYSSSYSFKDPSRIPPLTVALIVTVSVIYWISPKKNRKVEPLKVENVAITPIGVKDQDGPILESLPGPEQELAEPEEHKIESVTQDIAEPEEHEEESIIREVEVVPQSEYEPQSTLTTQDEIKMEPLTETISDAETDILSSSTTTNTDDSNFMESMEDVNLILSTTLDEDETETIHRDVNELDDFLKADNKFNEEVHKEKPSKVFSNLEEFETNYPAEKTTTKPCPLHHDNDDSDAGFHLEEINMPGDITILNPHGNELHDTKHLIKHKKEQPTSETEADTFENPQADDLLENSGSSHFEEIIIPGDITILNTEDLPVPDEILKNSNNSEGKTIKSKDKSFVDKYTPEDEIKDDATALKTGEQSIIDVSSPDLEETEATKITPEDSSVITHHAHDLGMIDIESNEFDEGMLLREGELPTLTKIYDKETIHTEATDKSSGAKNTLPKGLEEQLKDEPLEEPLGDISTTGNIAERIVEKEEQELTSKETEAKEEGAYNPDTGEINWDCPCLGGMAHGPCGEEFKIAFACFVYSEKEPKGVDCIEKFQFMQDCFKKYPEQYSEQLDSNNNSNADDGDNLDVAQGSPEVTPINNE from the coding sequence ATGTTGGGTCGCCTTATTAGCAGGAATGGGGGATCCATATGGAAATCACGCTACCTTCTCTCTCAACGAACGTGTCGCCCTCGCTTAATTAACTCACTGGGTCGTTATCGCTACTCATCGTCgtattctttcaaagacCCTAGTAGAATTCCACCTCTGACTGTTGCTTTGATAGTTACAGTGTCCGTCATTTATTGGATTAGCCCCAAGAAGAATCGTAAGGTTGAACCGTTGAAAGTTGAAAATGTTGCAATTACCCCAATCGGCGTGAAGGATCAAGATGGACCAATATTGGAATCATTACCAGGACCGGAGCAAGAATTGGCTGAACCTGAAGAGCATAAAATAGAATCTGTAACTCAAGACATTGCTGAACCTGAAGAGCATGAGGAAGAATCCATTATTCGAGAGGTGGAAGTTGTACCACAATCAGAGTATGAACCTCAGTCAACGCTTACAACTCAGGACGAAATAAAAATGGAACCTCTAACTGAAACTATTAGTGATGCTGAAACGGATATActatcatcatcaacaacaacaaatacTGATGATTCAAACTTCATGGAATCTATGGAGGATGTCAACCTGATTCTTTCCACGACGctggatgaagatgaaactGAAACAATACATAGGGATgttaatgaattggatgattttCTGAAGGCAGACAATAAgtttaatgaagaagttcATAAAGAGAAGCCGAGTAAAGTTTTCTCCAACCTAGAAGAATTTGAGACAAACTATCCCGCTGAGAAAACTACTACGAAACCATGTCCATTACATcatgataatgatgattctGATGCCGGATTccatttggaagaaattaacATGCCCGGTGATATAACCATATTGAACCCACATGGTAATGAATTACATGATACAAAGCACCTAATAAAGCATAAAAAAGAACAACCGACCTCTGAAACGGAAGCAGACACGTTTGAAAATCCACAAGCGGATGACTTGTTGGAAAATTCTGGTTCTTCacattttgaagaaattattatacCTGGTGATATAACTATTTTAAACACCGAAGATTTGCCCGTACCTGATGAAATCCTCAAGAATAGCAATAACTCTGAGGGAAAGACAATAAAATCCAAAGACAAATCATTTGTTGATAAGTATACAcctgaagatgaaataaaGGATGATGCAACTGCTTTGAAAACGGGAGAACAATCTATAATTGATGTAAGCTCTCCAGatcttgaagaaactgaGGCAACTAAAATAACCCCAGAAGACAGCTCTGTTATTACTCATCATGCGCATGACCTTGGCATGATAGATATTGAatctaatgaatttgatgagGGAATGCTCTTAAGAGAAGGTGAACTTCCCACTTTAACTAAAATTTATGATAAGGAAACAATTCACACTGAAGCAACAGACAAATCTTCCGGTGCAAAAAATACCCTTCCTAAGGGATTGgaagaacaattaaaagATGAACCTCTCGAAGAACCTCTCGGGGACATATCTACCACTGGCAATATAGCAGAGCGTATAGttgagaaagaagaacaagagtTAACTTCCAAGGAAACTGAAgctaaagaagaaggtgcATATAATCCGGATACTGGAGAAATTAACTGGGATTGTCCCTGTCTTGGGGGAATGGCACATGGACCTTGCGGTGAAGAGTTTAAGATAGCATTCGCATGTTTTGTGTACTCTGAAAAGGAACCAAAAGGAGTAGATtgtattgaaaaatttcaattcatgCAAGACtgttttaaaaaatatccAGAACAGTATTCTGAACAATTggattcaaataataatagcaatGCAGACGATGGTGATAATCTTGATGTCGCCCAGGGATCGCCTGAAGTAACTCCAATCAATAACGAATAG
- the YKT6 gene encoding palmitoyltransferase YKT6 (ancestral locus Anc_4.303), with protein MKIYYIGVFRNEGEKALELSEVKDLSQFGFFERGSVGQFMTFFAETVASRTAAGQRQSIEEGEYIGHVYARAEGICGVLITDKEYPVRPAYTLLNKILDEYLVAHTPQEWENVTETNDSLKMKELDTYISKYQDPSQADAIMKVQQELDETKIVLHKTIENVLQRGEKLDNLVDKSESLTASSKMFYKQAKKTNSCCTIM; from the coding sequence atgaaaatatattacaTTGGTGTCTTCCGTAATGAGGGAGAAAAGGCATTGGAGTTGAGTGAGGTAAAAGATTTGTCCCAATTTGGGTTCTTTGAAAGAGGTAGTGTGGGCCAATTTATGACCTTCTTTGCGGAAACTGTTGCTTCGAGGACTGCTGCAGGTCAGAGACAAAGTATAGAGGAGGGGGAGTACATTGGTCACGTTTATGCCAGAGCGGAGGGGATTTGTGGTGTATTGATCACTGATAAAGAATATCCTGTGAGACCAGCTTATACTCTactaaataaaatattggatGAATATTTAGTCGCACATACACCACAGGAGTGGGAGAATGTTACGGAGACGAAtgattctttgaagatgaaggaGTTGGACACCTATATTAGCAAATACCAGGACCCATCACAAGCAGATGCCATTATGAAAGTGCAACAAGAACTAGATGAGACTAAAATTGTTTTGCATaaaactattgaaaatgtcCTACAGAGAGGAGAGAAATTAGACAACCTAGTGGATAAATCTGAGTCATTAACTGCAAGTTCTAAGATGTTTTACAAGCAAGCTAAGAAGACAAATTCATGTTGTACTATAATGTAG
- the NCAS0A02770 gene encoding FMN-dependent alpha-hydroxy acid dehydrogenase, translated as MLLFIKTSKLKLPKRLLSNFRKTCISPSRNYSRKQTQSFRTVEEYYKAFYKRKYEQTFLWGIPFATVLTLLINQYHTTNIQNDVKLELSSTKSPISTDEVTKHNSENDCWIVINGQVYDLTSFMSIHPGGSDIIKLNAGKDVSAIFNPLHAPNAIERFLPPECYLGPLQGTMPKELICDPYTPGESKEDIARKLKLRNKLPPLESIINLYDFEMIASKILSNQAWAYYSSGSDDEISYRENHSAYNRIFFKPKVLVDVSQVDLKTEMLGSIVDVPFYATATALCKLGNPEGGEMDIARGCGQGDTKVVQMISTLASCSVDEVVNAAPSKDQIQWYQVYVNSDRNITKEMIKHVEELGVKALFVTVDAPYMGTREKDLKIKFSNSTQGAKIMKTRMDAVVNNDKEEEETADVTAGASRTLSKFIDPSLTWNDIRELKKWTKLPVVIKGVQRSEDVIKAAELGVEGVVLSNHGGRQLDYSRPPIEVLAETVPILKERNLEGKLELFIDGGVRRGTDVIKALCLGAKGVGLGRPFLYSNSCYGKDGVERAIDILKKEIEMSMKLLGVTSIKELTPELLDTSSLKIRSANLPHDILFDNLYQNPTYIKFLDGE; from the coding sequence ATGctcctcttcatcaagACGTCCAAGCTTAAACTTCCAAAAAGGTTATTGTCCAATTTTAGAAAAACATGCATCAGTccatcaagaaattattcaaggAAACAAACACAGTCTTTCAGAACTGTAGAAGAATACTACAAAGCATTTTATAAGAGGAAATATGAGCAAACTTTTCTCTGGGGTATTCCCTTCGCAACAGTCCTCACATTATTAATCAATCAATACCACACAACAAATATACAAAACGATGTGAAACTGGAATTATCATCGACCAAGTCGCCCATCTCAACCGACGAAGTCACCAAACATAATTCCGAAAATGATTGCTGGATAGTAATCAATGGTCAGGTATATGACCTGACTTCATTCATGTCCATCCATCCAGGTGGTTCAGacattatcaaattgaatgCTGGTAAGGATGTCAGTGCAATATTCAACCCATTACATGCTCCAAATGccattgaaagatttctACCACCAGAATGTTATTTGGGTCCCCTACAAGGTACAATGCCCAAAGAACTAATATGTGATCCATATACCCCTGGTGAGTCCAAGGAGGATATTGCAAGAAAATTGAAGTTAAGGAACAAATTGCCACCATTAGAATCCATCATCAACCTTTACGATTTTGAGATGATCGCCTCAAAGATTCTTTCCAACCAAGCCTGGGCTTATTATTCTTCTGgttctgatgatgaaataaGTTACAGGGAAAATCATTCAGCATATAatagaattttttttaaaccCAAAGTGTTAGTGGATGTTTCTCAGGTGGACTTGAAGACTGAAATGTTGGGTTCTATAGTAGATGTCCCCTTTTACGCAACTGCGACTGCTCTATGTAAATTGGGGAACCCTGAAGGTGGCGAAATGGATATTGCTAGAGGTTGTGGTCAAGGTGATACCAAGGTTGTACAAATGATATCCACTTTGGCTTCATGTTCCGTGGATGAAGTTGTGAATGCGGCTCCTTCAAAAgatcaaattcaatggtACCAAGTTTATGTGAATTCTGATAGAAATATtacaaaagaaatgatCAAGCATGTGGAGGAATTGGGTGTCAAGGCATTATTTGTTACTGTGGATGCTCCATATATGGGAACTAGAGAAAAGGATTTAAAGATTAAATTCTCCAATTCTACTCAAGGTGCAAAAATTATGAAGACTCGTATGGATGCGGTAGTGAACAATGACaaagaggaggaggaaaCTGCAGATGTTACTGCTGGTGCATCTAGAACTCTGTCCAAATTTATAGACCCCTCTTTGACATGGAACGATATTAGAGAACTGAAAAAATGGACAAAATTACCTGTAGTCATTAAGGGAGTACAACGTTCGGAAGATGTGATCAAGGCAGCTGAGCTTGGCGTTGAGGGTGTCGTGCTTTCAAACCATGGCGGTAGACAACTTGACTATTCAAGACCACCGATTGAAGTTCTGGCGGAAACAGTCCctattttgaaagaaagaaatctaGAGGGTAAACtagaattatttattgacGGCGGTGTTCGTCGTGGGACAGATGTCATCAAAGCCTTATGTTTAGGCGCTAAGGGTGTGGGATTGGGAAGACCATTcttatattcaaattcatgCTACGGTAAAGATGGAGTTGAGAGGGCAATTGAcatattgaagaaggaaataGAAATGTCTATGAAGTTATTAGGTGTCACTTCCATTAAGGAACTTACTCCCGAATTACTAGACACCTCAAGTTTGAAAATTAGATCAGCTAATCTCCCTCATGATATTCTCTTCGACAATCTCTACCAGAACCCAACGTATATAAAATTCCTAGACGGTGAGTGA
- the NCAS0A02780 gene encoding FMN-dependent alpha-hydroxy acid dehydrogenase (ancestral locus Anc_4.304) produces MLGVSRQCEVTGRKLFSGKVLSKNFKYLSNRKYSLATTKNGAKYESKKFNKAQLMAIAGAGLIATTTLLYSNFNSEIQNESKLAPKRVIDPSEVARHNTPADCWIVINGVVYDLTSFIPVHPGGADIIKSNAGKDVTAIFEPIHAPGVIEKYLPPKCRIGTLKKPMPAELTCDPYTPGESKDDIIKKLELRNNLPHLDSIINIYDFEKLASKILSNQAWAYYSSGADDEISYRDNHSAYRRIFFKPRILRDVSSVDVKTTMLGSKVDVPFYVSATALCKLGNPKEGEKDIARGCGQGDTKVPQMISTLASCSVDEIVDAAPSKDQIAWYQVYVNSDRNITRDMIKHVEKLGIKALFITVDAPSLGRREKDMKIKFSGSDQGAKVMKEPLKKVEKKDDGEMSKGASTTLSKFIDPSLTWDDVVKMRKWTKLPIVIKGVQSVEDVVKAAELGVDGVVLSNHGGRQLDYSRPPIEVLAETVPVLKEKHLDGKLELFVDGGVRRGTDVIKALCLGAKGVGLGRPFLYSNSCYGKDGVEKTIELLKTEIEMSMRLLGVTSIDQLTPELLDTTNLKSRTVNVSKDVLFDTVYRNPTLAAFQNGYDDDE; encoded by the coding sequence atgctTGGTGTTTCTCGTCAATGTGAAGTCACTGGGAGGAAATTATTCTCAGGGAAAGTACTTTCAAAGAactttaaatatttgagtAACCGTAAATACTCATTAGCCACAACAAAGAATGGAGCAAAATATGAATCcaaaaaattcaacaaagCTCAATTGATGGCTATCGCAGGGGCAGGTTTGAttgcaacaacaactttgctatattccaatttcaaCTCCGAAATTCAAAACGAATCCAAATTGGCTCCAAAACGTGTCATTGATCCATCAGAAGTTGCAAGACATAACACTCCTGCAGATTGTTGGATTGTCATTAACGGTGTCGTTTATGACTTAACCTCATTTATTCCAGTACATCCTGGTGGAGCTGATATTATCAAGTCAAATGCTGGTAAAGATGTCACCGCAATTTTTGAACCTATTCATGCACCAGGTGTCATCGAAAAATATTTGCCACCAAAATGTCGTATCGGTACTCTAAAGAAGCCAATGCCTGCTGAATTAACCTGTGATCCATACACCCCTGGTGAATCAAAGGACGAtatcattaagaaattggaattaaGAAACAACCTACCTCATCTAGATTCGATTATCAATATCTACGATTTTGAGAAACTTGCTTCTAAGATTCTTTCCAATCAAGCTTGGGCTTATTATTCTTCTGGTGCTGATGACGAAATTTCATACAGGGATAACCATTCTGCATACCGTagaattttctttaagCCAAGAATTCTTAGAGATGTTTCCAGTGTGGATGTCAAAACCACTATGTTAGGTTCCAAAGTAGACGTCCCATTTTATGTTTCAGCTACTGCCCTATGTAAATTAGGTAATCCAAAGGAAGGTGAAAAGGATATCGCTAGAGGTTGTGGTCAAGGTGATACCAAGGTTCCACAAATGATTTCCACTCTTGCCTCATGTTCAGTAGATGAAATTGTCGATGCTGCTCCTTCAAAGGATCAAATCGCATGGTATCAAGTTTATGTCAATTCAGATAGAAACATTACGAGGGATATGATCAAAcatgttgaaaaattgggAATTAAGGCTTTATTTATCACTGTCGATGCTCCATCTTTAGGTCGTAGAGAAAAGGATATGAAGATCAAATTTTCTGGTTCTGATCAGGGTGCTAAAGTTATGAAAGAACCACTAAAGAAAgtagaaaagaaagatgaCGGTGAGATGTCTAAGGGTGCTTCCACCACTTTATCAAAGTTTATCGATCCATCTCTAACATGGGATGATGTCGTTAAAATGAGAAAATGGACCAAGTTACCAATTGTTATTAAAGGTGTCCAAAGCGTAGAAGATGTAGTTAAGGCAGCCGAGCTTGGTGTTGATGGTGTCGTGCTTTCCAATCATGGTGGTAGACAATTAGATTATTCAAGACCCCCAATTGAAGTGTTGGCCGAAACTGTGCCTGTATTAAAGGAAAAGCATTTGGATGGaaaattagaattatttgttgatgGTGGTGTTCGTCGTGGTACTGATGTCATTAAGGCATTGTGTTTAGGTGCTAAAGGTGTAGGTCTTGGTAGACCATTCTTATATTCTAATTCATGTTATGGTAAAGATGGTGTTGAAAAAACCATcgaattattgaaaaccGAAATCGAAATGTCCATGAGATTATTAGGTGTCACttcaattgatcaattgaCTCCAGAATTATTGGATACTACCAATCTAAAGAGCAGAACAGTGAATGTTTCTAAGGATGTCTTATTCGATACAGTGTATAGGAACCCAACACTTGCTGCTTTCCAGAACGGTTACGATGACGATGAGTGA